The Chanos chanos chromosome 6, fChaCha1.1, whole genome shotgun sequence genome includes a region encoding these proteins:
- the pfkfb4a gene encoding 6-phosphofructo-2-kinase/fructose-2,6-bisphosphatase 4a isoform X2: MSLMVDGDEQFTNTTPPRELTQNPLKKIWMPCKNGLPEKHIFQRKVCMTNCPTLIVTVGLPARGKTYISKKLTRYLNWIGVPTKEFNVGQYRREFVKIYKSFEFFRPDNEEGLKIRKQCASAALNDVRQYLTDEGGQVAVFDATNTTRERRDTIIRFAEQNGFKVFFVESVCEDPDVIAENIVQVKLGSPDYTHCNTEEAVEDFMKRIKCYENSYQTLDEVLDRELSYIKIIDVGRRYLVNRVQDHIQSRIVYYLMNIHITPRSIYLCRHGESDLNVKGRIGGDSGLSERGKEFAKRLGQFIQEQDISDLKVWTSQMKRTIQTAEALSVPYEQWKALNEIDAGVCEEMMYEEIQEHYPLEFALRDQDKYRYRYPKGESYEDLVQRLEPVIMELERQENVLVICHQAVMRCLLAYFLDKSAEELPYLKCPLHTVLKLTPVAYGCKVESICLNVEAVNTHRDRPENVNVHRTKEDALQTVPPHL; the protein is encoded by the exons ATGAGCTTAATGGTGGACGGCGACGAGCAATTTACAAATACAACACCACCACGAGAACTCACCCAAAATCCGCTGAAGAAAATATGGATGCCTTGCAAAAATGGCCTTccagaaaaacacatctttCAAAGGAAGG TATGCATGACAAATTGCCCCACACTTATAGTCACTGTGGGCCTTCCAGCCAGGGGAAAGACCTACATTTCCAAGAAGCTCACACGCTACCTCAACTGGATTGGTGTTCCCACCAAAG AGTTCAATGTTGGGCAGTACAGAAGGGAGTTTGTGAAGATCTACAAGTCTTTTGAATTCTTCCGTCCAGACAATGAAGAGGGCCTCAAGATTAGGAA GCAGTGTGCATCAGCAGCTCTCAATGACGTACGGCAATATCTCACAGATGAGGGAGGCCAAGTGGCA GTTTTTGATGCAACAAACACTacaagggagaggagagacaccATCATCAGATTTGCTGAACAGAATGGTTTTAAG GTATTCTTtgtggagtctgtctgtgaggACCCTGATGTAATTGCAGAAAACATTGTG CAAGTGAAGCTAGGCAGTCCAGACTACACCCACTGCAACACAGAGGAAGCTGTGGAAGACTTTATGAAGAGGATAAAATGTTATGAGAACTCGTACCAGACACTTGATGAGGTCTTAGACAG AGAATTGTCCTACATTAAGATCATTGATGTTGGCCGGCGGTACCTGGTGAACCGGGTGCAGGACCACATCCAGAGCCGTATTGTTTACTacctcatgaatattcatatcaCACCTCGTTCCATCTACCTGTGCCGGCACGGCGAGAGTGATCTCAATGTCAAGGGTCGCATCGGTGGGGACTCCGGTCTCTCAGAAAGGGGCAAGGAG TTTGCCAAACGTTTGGGCCAATTCATTCAGGAGCAGGACATCAGTGATCTGAAGGTCTGGACCAGTCAGATGAAGAGGACGATTCAGACAGCTGAAGCACTGAGTGTGCCTTACGAGCAGTGGAAGGCTCTTAATGAAATCGACGCT GGTGTTTGTGAGGAGATGATGTATGAAGAGATCCAGGAACACTACCCTTTAGAGTTCGCCCTACGGGACCAGGACAAATACCGCTACCGATACCCAAAGGGAGAA TCCTATGAGGACCTGGTTCAGCGTCTAGAGCCTGTGATCATGGAGCTAGAACGTCAAGAGAACGTTTTGGTTATCTGTCACCAGGCAGTCATGCGCTGTCTATTGGCGTACTTCCTTGATAAGTCAGCAG AGGAGCTGCCTTATTTGAAGTGCCCTTTGCACACAGTGTTGAAGCTCACACCAGTGGCCTATG GCTGTAAGGTGGAGTCTATCTGCTTGAATGTGGAGGCAGTAAAtacccacagagacagaccagag aaTGTGAACGTTCATCGCACTAAAGAAGATGCCTTGCAAACTGTCCCCCCTCATCTGTGA
- the pfkfb4a gene encoding 6-phosphofructo-2-kinase/fructose-2,6-bisphosphatase 4a isoform X4 produces the protein MMRGAGRSKNTQNLDRTVCMTNCPTLIVTVGLPARGKTYISKKLTRYLNWIGVPTKEFNVGQYRREFVKIYKSFEFFRPDNEEGLKIRKQCASAALNDVRQYLTDEGGQVAVFDATNTTRERRDTIIRFAEQNGFKVFFVESVCEDPDVIAENIVQVKLGSPDYTHCNTEEAVEDFMKRIKCYENSYQTLDEVLDRELSYIKIIDVGRRYLVNRVQDHIQSRIVYYLMNIHITPRSIYLCRHGESDLNVKGRIGGDSGLSERGKEFAKRLGQFIQEQDISDLKVWTSQMKRTIQTAEALSVPYEQWKALNEIDAGVCEEMMYEEIQEHYPLEFALRDQDKYRYRYPKGESYEDLVQRLEPVIMELERQENVLVICHQAVMRCLLAYFLDKSAEELPYLKCPLHTVLKLTPVAYGCKVESICLNVEAVNTHRDRPENVDVSRMAEEALLTVPAHQ, from the exons ATGATGAGGGGTGCTGGCAgatccaaaaacacacagaacctgGACAGGACAG TATGCATGACAAATTGCCCCACACTTATAGTCACTGTGGGCCTTCCAGCCAGGGGAAAGACCTACATTTCCAAGAAGCTCACACGCTACCTCAACTGGATTGGTGTTCCCACCAAAG AGTTCAATGTTGGGCAGTACAGAAGGGAGTTTGTGAAGATCTACAAGTCTTTTGAATTCTTCCGTCCAGACAATGAAGAGGGCCTCAAGATTAGGAA GCAGTGTGCATCAGCAGCTCTCAATGACGTACGGCAATATCTCACAGATGAGGGAGGCCAAGTGGCA GTTTTTGATGCAACAAACACTacaagggagaggagagacaccATCATCAGATTTGCTGAACAGAATGGTTTTAAG GTATTCTTtgtggagtctgtctgtgaggACCCTGATGTAATTGCAGAAAACATTGTG CAAGTGAAGCTAGGCAGTCCAGACTACACCCACTGCAACACAGAGGAAGCTGTGGAAGACTTTATGAAGAGGATAAAATGTTATGAGAACTCGTACCAGACACTTGATGAGGTCTTAGACAG AGAATTGTCCTACATTAAGATCATTGATGTTGGCCGGCGGTACCTGGTGAACCGGGTGCAGGACCACATCCAGAGCCGTATTGTTTACTacctcatgaatattcatatcaCACCTCGTTCCATCTACCTGTGCCGGCACGGCGAGAGTGATCTCAATGTCAAGGGTCGCATCGGTGGGGACTCCGGTCTCTCAGAAAGGGGCAAGGAG TTTGCCAAACGTTTGGGCCAATTCATTCAGGAGCAGGACATCAGTGATCTGAAGGTCTGGACCAGTCAGATGAAGAGGACGATTCAGACAGCTGAAGCACTGAGTGTGCCTTACGAGCAGTGGAAGGCTCTTAATGAAATCGACGCT GGTGTTTGTGAGGAGATGATGTATGAAGAGATCCAGGAACACTACCCTTTAGAGTTCGCCCTACGGGACCAGGACAAATACCGCTACCGATACCCAAAGGGAGAA TCCTATGAGGACCTGGTTCAGCGTCTAGAGCCTGTGATCATGGAGCTAGAACGTCAAGAGAACGTTTTGGTTATCTGTCACCAGGCAGTCATGCGCTGTCTATTGGCGTACTTCCTTGATAAGTCAGCAG AGGAGCTGCCTTATTTGAAGTGCCCTTTGCACACAGTGTTGAAGCTCACACCAGTGGCCTATG GCTGTAAGGTGGAGTCTATCTGCTTGAATGTGGAGGCAGTAAAtacccacagagacagaccagag AACGTAGATGTCTCGCGGATGGCAGAGGAAGCTCTGCTAACAGTGCCAGCTCACCAGTGA
- the LOC115814005 gene encoding actin-related protein 2/3 complex subunit 4 → MTATLRPYLNAVRATLQAALCLENFSSQVVERHNKPEVEVRSSKELLLQPVVISRNEKEKVLIEGSINSVRVSIAVKQADEIEKILCHKFMRFMMMRAENFFILRRKPVEGYDISFLITNFHTEQMYKHKLVDFVIHFMEEIDKEISEMKLSVNARARIVAEEFLKNF, encoded by the exons atg ACCGCGACCTTGCGACCATATCTGAACGCCGTGCGCGCGACGCTACAGGCGGCACTGTGTTTGGAGAACTTCTCCTCCCAGGTGGTGGAACGCCACAACAAACCAGAAGTGGAAGTTCG GAGCAGTAAAGAGCTGTTGCTACAACCAGTGGTAATTAGCCgcaatgaaaaagagaaagttctCATTGAGGGTTCCATAAATTCTGTGCGAGTCAGCATCGCAGTGAAACAG GCAGATGAGATTGAAAAGATCTTGTGCCACAAGTTCATGCGGTTCATGATGATGAGAGCTGAGAACTTCTTTATTCTTAGGAGGAAGCCTGTAGAG gGCTATGACATCAGCTTTCTCATCACTAACTTCCACACGGAGCAGATGTACAAGCATAAACTGGTGGACTTTGTTATCCATTTCATGGAAGAAATAGACAAGGAGATCAGTGAGATGAAGCTGTCAGTGAATGCCCGTGCCCGTATTGTTGCTGAGGAGTTTCTCAAAAAc TTCTGA
- the pfkfb4a gene encoding 6-phosphofructo-2-kinase/fructose-2,6-bisphosphatase 4a isoform X6 produces the protein MSLMVDGDEQFTNTTPPRELTQNPLKKIWMPCKNGLPEKHIFQRKVCMTNCPTLIVTVGLPARGKTYISKKLTRYLNWIGVPTKEFNVGQYRREFVKIYKSFEFFRPDNEEGLKIRKQCASAALNDVRQYLTDEGGQVAVFDATNTTRERRDTIIRFAEQNGFKVFFVESVCEDPDVIAENIVQVKLGSPDYTHCNTEEAVEDFMKRIKCYENSYQTLDEVLDRELSYIKIIDVGRRYLVNRVQDHIQSRIVYYLMNIHITPRSIYLCRHGESDLNVKGRIGGDSGLSERGKEFAKRLGQFIQEQDISDLKVWTSQMKRTIQTAEALSVPYEQWKALNEIDASYEDLVQRLEPVIMELERQENVLVICHQAVMRCLLAYFLDKSAEELPYLKCPLHTVLKLTPVAYGCKVESICLNVEAVNTHRDRPENVDVSRMAEEALLTVPAHQ, from the exons ATGAGCTTAATGGTGGACGGCGACGAGCAATTTACAAATACAACACCACCACGAGAACTCACCCAAAATCCGCTGAAGAAAATATGGATGCCTTGCAAAAATGGCCTTccagaaaaacacatctttCAAAGGAAGG TATGCATGACAAATTGCCCCACACTTATAGTCACTGTGGGCCTTCCAGCCAGGGGAAAGACCTACATTTCCAAGAAGCTCACACGCTACCTCAACTGGATTGGTGTTCCCACCAAAG AGTTCAATGTTGGGCAGTACAGAAGGGAGTTTGTGAAGATCTACAAGTCTTTTGAATTCTTCCGTCCAGACAATGAAGAGGGCCTCAAGATTAGGAA GCAGTGTGCATCAGCAGCTCTCAATGACGTACGGCAATATCTCACAGATGAGGGAGGCCAAGTGGCA GTTTTTGATGCAACAAACACTacaagggagaggagagacaccATCATCAGATTTGCTGAACAGAATGGTTTTAAG GTATTCTTtgtggagtctgtctgtgaggACCCTGATGTAATTGCAGAAAACATTGTG CAAGTGAAGCTAGGCAGTCCAGACTACACCCACTGCAACACAGAGGAAGCTGTGGAAGACTTTATGAAGAGGATAAAATGTTATGAGAACTCGTACCAGACACTTGATGAGGTCTTAGACAG AGAATTGTCCTACATTAAGATCATTGATGTTGGCCGGCGGTACCTGGTGAACCGGGTGCAGGACCACATCCAGAGCCGTATTGTTTACTacctcatgaatattcatatcaCACCTCGTTCCATCTACCTGTGCCGGCACGGCGAGAGTGATCTCAATGTCAAGGGTCGCATCGGTGGGGACTCCGGTCTCTCAGAAAGGGGCAAGGAG TTTGCCAAACGTTTGGGCCAATTCATTCAGGAGCAGGACATCAGTGATCTGAAGGTCTGGACCAGTCAGATGAAGAGGACGATTCAGACAGCTGAAGCACTGAGTGTGCCTTACGAGCAGTGGAAGGCTCTTAATGAAATCGACGCT TCCTATGAGGACCTGGTTCAGCGTCTAGAGCCTGTGATCATGGAGCTAGAACGTCAAGAGAACGTTTTGGTTATCTGTCACCAGGCAGTCATGCGCTGTCTATTGGCGTACTTCCTTGATAAGTCAGCAG AGGAGCTGCCTTATTTGAAGTGCCCTTTGCACACAGTGTTGAAGCTCACACCAGTGGCCTATG GCTGTAAGGTGGAGTCTATCTGCTTGAATGTGGAGGCAGTAAAtacccacagagacagaccagag AACGTAGATGTCTCGCGGATGGCAGAGGAAGCTCTGCTAACAGTGCCAGCTCACCAGTGA
- the pfkfb4a gene encoding 6-phosphofructo-2-kinase/fructose-2,6-bisphosphatase 4a isoform X3: MSLMVDGDEQFTNTTPPRELTQNPLKKIWMPCKNGLPEKHIFQRKVCMTNCPTLIVTVGLPARGKTYISKKLTRYLNWIGVPTKEFNVGQYRREFVKIYKSFEFFRPDNEEGLKIRKQCASAALNDVRQYLTDEGGQVAVFDATNTTRERRDTIIRFAEQNGFKVFFVESVCEDPDVIAENIVQVKLGSPDYTHCNTEEAVEDFMKRIKCYENSYQTLDEVLDRELSYIKIIDVGRRYLVNRVQDHIQSRIVYYLMNIHITPRSIYLCRHGESDLNVKGRIGGDSGLSERGKEFAKRLGQFIQEQDISDLKVWTSQMKRTIQTAEALSVPYEQWKGVCEEMMYEEIQEHYPLEFALRDQDKYRYRYPKGESYEDLVQRLEPVIMELERQENVLVICHQAVMRCLLAYFLDKSAEELPYLKCPLHTVLKLTPVAYGCKVESICLNVEAVNTHRDRPENVDVSRMAEEALLTVPAHQ, translated from the exons ATGAGCTTAATGGTGGACGGCGACGAGCAATTTACAAATACAACACCACCACGAGAACTCACCCAAAATCCGCTGAAGAAAATATGGATGCCTTGCAAAAATGGCCTTccagaaaaacacatctttCAAAGGAAGG TATGCATGACAAATTGCCCCACACTTATAGTCACTGTGGGCCTTCCAGCCAGGGGAAAGACCTACATTTCCAAGAAGCTCACACGCTACCTCAACTGGATTGGTGTTCCCACCAAAG AGTTCAATGTTGGGCAGTACAGAAGGGAGTTTGTGAAGATCTACAAGTCTTTTGAATTCTTCCGTCCAGACAATGAAGAGGGCCTCAAGATTAGGAA GCAGTGTGCATCAGCAGCTCTCAATGACGTACGGCAATATCTCACAGATGAGGGAGGCCAAGTGGCA GTTTTTGATGCAACAAACACTacaagggagaggagagacaccATCATCAGATTTGCTGAACAGAATGGTTTTAAG GTATTCTTtgtggagtctgtctgtgaggACCCTGATGTAATTGCAGAAAACATTGTG CAAGTGAAGCTAGGCAGTCCAGACTACACCCACTGCAACACAGAGGAAGCTGTGGAAGACTTTATGAAGAGGATAAAATGTTATGAGAACTCGTACCAGACACTTGATGAGGTCTTAGACAG AGAATTGTCCTACATTAAGATCATTGATGTTGGCCGGCGGTACCTGGTGAACCGGGTGCAGGACCACATCCAGAGCCGTATTGTTTACTacctcatgaatattcatatcaCACCTCGTTCCATCTACCTGTGCCGGCACGGCGAGAGTGATCTCAATGTCAAGGGTCGCATCGGTGGGGACTCCGGTCTCTCAGAAAGGGGCAAGGAG TTTGCCAAACGTTTGGGCCAATTCATTCAGGAGCAGGACATCAGTGATCTGAAGGTCTGGACCAGTCAGATGAAGAGGACGATTCAGACAGCTGAAGCACTGAGTGTGCCTTACGAGCAGTGGAAG GGTGTTTGTGAGGAGATGATGTATGAAGAGATCCAGGAACACTACCCTTTAGAGTTCGCCCTACGGGACCAGGACAAATACCGCTACCGATACCCAAAGGGAGAA TCCTATGAGGACCTGGTTCAGCGTCTAGAGCCTGTGATCATGGAGCTAGAACGTCAAGAGAACGTTTTGGTTATCTGTCACCAGGCAGTCATGCGCTGTCTATTGGCGTACTTCCTTGATAAGTCAGCAG AGGAGCTGCCTTATTTGAAGTGCCCTTTGCACACAGTGTTGAAGCTCACACCAGTGGCCTATG GCTGTAAGGTGGAGTCTATCTGCTTGAATGTGGAGGCAGTAAAtacccacagagacagaccagag AACGTAGATGTCTCGCGGATGGCAGAGGAAGCTCTGCTAACAGTGCCAGCTCACCAGTGA
- the mapkapk3 gene encoding MAP kinase-activated protein kinase 3, protein MLQNGKDEDTKSETSQPQPESQSQATGDSAAFNLQTDSSTHFPMPVYPKLEIKRNAVTDDYKISSQVLGLGINGKVLECYCKKTGIKCALKILYDSPKARREVELHWRVSGGPYIVRILNLYENMHHGKKCLLIIMECMEGGELFSRIQARGDQAFTEREASEIMHDIGTAIEYLHIMNIAHRDVKPENLLYTSKDSKGVLKLTDFGFAKETTLHNPLQTPCYTPYYVAPEVLGPEKYDKSCDMWSLGVIMYILLCGFPPFYSNTGQAISPGMKKRIRMGQYEFPNPEWAEVSEEAKQLIHQLLKTDPSERMTITQFMNHPWIKQSMVVPQTPLHTTRVLTEDREMWDDVKEEMTSALATMRVDYDQVKIKDLDTSSNPLLNKRRKKAAAGGKSGGTVCNSQ, encoded by the exons ATGCTGCAAAATGGCAAAGATGAAGATACGAAGTCAGAGACGTCTCAACCCCAGCCAGAAAGTCAAAGCCAGGCGACTGGTGACAGCGCAGCGTTTAACCTGCAGACCGACAGTAGTACACATTTTCCAATGCCGGTCTATCCAAAGCTGGAAATCAAGCGTAATGCGGTCACAGACGATTACAAGATTTCCAGTCAAGTTTTGGGTTTGGGCATTAACGGAAAAGTATTGGAATGCTACTGTAAGAAAACAGGAATCAAGTGCGCACTCAAG ATCCTGTATGATAGTCCCAAAGCGCGGCGAGAGGTAGAGCTCCACTGGCGGGTGTCTGGGGGGCCATACATAGTAAGAATTCTCAACCTGTATGAGAATATGCATCATGGGAAAAAATGTCTGCTCATTATCATGGAATG tatGGAGGGGGGAGAACTCTTCAGCCGAATTCAAGCTAGAGGAGACCAGGCGTTCACTGAGAGAG AGGCGTCGGAGATCATGCATGACATTGGGACGGCCATTGAATACCTCCACATCATGAACATTGCACACAGAGACGTCAAG CCCGAGAATCTACTCTACACTAGTAAGGACAGTAAAGGCGTCCTCAAACTAACAGACTTCGGTTTTGCCAAAGAAACGACACTCCACAACCCACTGCAGACGCCTTGCTACACACCATACTATGTGG CCCCTGAAGTTTTAGGCCCAGAGAAGTACGACAAGTCATGTGACATGTGGTCACTGGGCGTGATCATGTATATCCT GCTGTGTGGCTTTCCTCCGTTCTACTCCAACACAGGCCAGGCTATCTCACCAGGCATGAAGAAACGTATTCGCATGGGGCAGTACGAGTTCCCAAACCCAGAATGGGCAGAGGTCTCAGAGGAAG CCAAACAACTGATCCATCAGCTGCTGAAGACAGATCCCAGTGAGAGAATGACTATCACACAGTTCATGAACCACCCATGGATCAAA CAATCGATGGTGGTGCCCCAAACGCCTCTGCACACCACACGGGTTCTTACTGAGGACAGAGAAATGTGGGATGACGTTAAG GAGGAGATGACCAGTGCTTTAGCCACAATGCGTGTAGACTATGATCAGGTGAAGATCAAAGATCTGGACACATCCAGCAACCCACTACTCAATAAGAGGCGCAAGAAGGCAGCAGCTGGAGGAAAGAGCGGAGGCACTGTGTGTAACAGTCAGTAA
- the pfkfb4a gene encoding 6-phosphofructo-2-kinase/fructose-2,6-bisphosphatase 4a isoform X1, with translation MSLMVDGDEQFTNTTPPRELTQNPLKKIWMPCKNGLPEKHIFQRKVCMTNCPTLIVTVGLPARGKTYISKKLTRYLNWIGVPTKEFNVGQYRREFVKIYKSFEFFRPDNEEGLKIRKQCASAALNDVRQYLTDEGGQVAVFDATNTTRERRDTIIRFAEQNGFKVFFVESVCEDPDVIAENIVQVKLGSPDYTHCNTEEAVEDFMKRIKCYENSYQTLDEVLDRELSYIKIIDVGRRYLVNRVQDHIQSRIVYYLMNIHITPRSIYLCRHGESDLNVKGRIGGDSGLSERGKEFAKRLGQFIQEQDISDLKVWTSQMKRTIQTAEALSVPYEQWKALNEIDAGVCEEMMYEEIQEHYPLEFALRDQDKYRYRYPKGESYEDLVQRLEPVIMELERQENVLVICHQAVMRCLLAYFLDKSAEELPYLKCPLHTVLKLTPVAYGCKVESICLNVEAVNTHRDRPENVDVSRMAEEALLTVPAHQ, from the exons ATGAGCTTAATGGTGGACGGCGACGAGCAATTTACAAATACAACACCACCACGAGAACTCACCCAAAATCCGCTGAAGAAAATATGGATGCCTTGCAAAAATGGCCTTccagaaaaacacatctttCAAAGGAAGG TATGCATGACAAATTGCCCCACACTTATAGTCACTGTGGGCCTTCCAGCCAGGGGAAAGACCTACATTTCCAAGAAGCTCACACGCTACCTCAACTGGATTGGTGTTCCCACCAAAG AGTTCAATGTTGGGCAGTACAGAAGGGAGTTTGTGAAGATCTACAAGTCTTTTGAATTCTTCCGTCCAGACAATGAAGAGGGCCTCAAGATTAGGAA GCAGTGTGCATCAGCAGCTCTCAATGACGTACGGCAATATCTCACAGATGAGGGAGGCCAAGTGGCA GTTTTTGATGCAACAAACACTacaagggagaggagagacaccATCATCAGATTTGCTGAACAGAATGGTTTTAAG GTATTCTTtgtggagtctgtctgtgaggACCCTGATGTAATTGCAGAAAACATTGTG CAAGTGAAGCTAGGCAGTCCAGACTACACCCACTGCAACACAGAGGAAGCTGTGGAAGACTTTATGAAGAGGATAAAATGTTATGAGAACTCGTACCAGACACTTGATGAGGTCTTAGACAG AGAATTGTCCTACATTAAGATCATTGATGTTGGCCGGCGGTACCTGGTGAACCGGGTGCAGGACCACATCCAGAGCCGTATTGTTTACTacctcatgaatattcatatcaCACCTCGTTCCATCTACCTGTGCCGGCACGGCGAGAGTGATCTCAATGTCAAGGGTCGCATCGGTGGGGACTCCGGTCTCTCAGAAAGGGGCAAGGAG TTTGCCAAACGTTTGGGCCAATTCATTCAGGAGCAGGACATCAGTGATCTGAAGGTCTGGACCAGTCAGATGAAGAGGACGATTCAGACAGCTGAAGCACTGAGTGTGCCTTACGAGCAGTGGAAGGCTCTTAATGAAATCGACGCT GGTGTTTGTGAGGAGATGATGTATGAAGAGATCCAGGAACACTACCCTTTAGAGTTCGCCCTACGGGACCAGGACAAATACCGCTACCGATACCCAAAGGGAGAA TCCTATGAGGACCTGGTTCAGCGTCTAGAGCCTGTGATCATGGAGCTAGAACGTCAAGAGAACGTTTTGGTTATCTGTCACCAGGCAGTCATGCGCTGTCTATTGGCGTACTTCCTTGATAAGTCAGCAG AGGAGCTGCCTTATTTGAAGTGCCCTTTGCACACAGTGTTGAAGCTCACACCAGTGGCCTATG GCTGTAAGGTGGAGTCTATCTGCTTGAATGTGGAGGCAGTAAAtacccacagagacagaccagag AACGTAGATGTCTCGCGGATGGCAGAGGAAGCTCTGCTAACAGTGCCAGCTCACCAGTGA
- the pfkfb4a gene encoding 6-phosphofructo-2-kinase/fructose-2,6-bisphosphatase 4a isoform X5: MMRGAGRSKNTQNLDRTVCMTNCPTLIVTVGLPARGKTYISKKLTRYLNWIGVPTKEFNVGQYRREFVKIYKSFEFFRPDNEEGLKIRKQCASAALNDVRQYLTDEGGQVAVFDATNTTRERRDTIIRFAEQNGFKVFFVESVCEDPDVIAENIVQVKLGSPDYTHCNTEEAVEDFMKRIKCYENSYQTLDEVLDRELSYIKIIDVGRRYLVNRVQDHIQSRIVYYLMNIHITPRSIYLCRHGESDLNVKGRIGGDSGLSERGKEFAKRLGQFIQEQDISDLKVWTSQMKRTIQTAEALSVPYEQWKALNEIDAGVCEEMMYEEIQEHYPLEFALRDQDKYRYRYPKGESYEDLVQRLEPVIMELERQENVLVICHQAVMRCLLAYFLDKSAEELPYLKCPLHTVLKLTPVAYGCKVESICLNVEAVNTHRDRPENVNVHRTKEDALQTVPPHL; the protein is encoded by the exons ATGATGAGGGGTGCTGGCAgatccaaaaacacacagaacctgGACAGGACAG TATGCATGACAAATTGCCCCACACTTATAGTCACTGTGGGCCTTCCAGCCAGGGGAAAGACCTACATTTCCAAGAAGCTCACACGCTACCTCAACTGGATTGGTGTTCCCACCAAAG AGTTCAATGTTGGGCAGTACAGAAGGGAGTTTGTGAAGATCTACAAGTCTTTTGAATTCTTCCGTCCAGACAATGAAGAGGGCCTCAAGATTAGGAA GCAGTGTGCATCAGCAGCTCTCAATGACGTACGGCAATATCTCACAGATGAGGGAGGCCAAGTGGCA GTTTTTGATGCAACAAACACTacaagggagaggagagacaccATCATCAGATTTGCTGAACAGAATGGTTTTAAG GTATTCTTtgtggagtctgtctgtgaggACCCTGATGTAATTGCAGAAAACATTGTG CAAGTGAAGCTAGGCAGTCCAGACTACACCCACTGCAACACAGAGGAAGCTGTGGAAGACTTTATGAAGAGGATAAAATGTTATGAGAACTCGTACCAGACACTTGATGAGGTCTTAGACAG AGAATTGTCCTACATTAAGATCATTGATGTTGGCCGGCGGTACCTGGTGAACCGGGTGCAGGACCACATCCAGAGCCGTATTGTTTACTacctcatgaatattcatatcaCACCTCGTTCCATCTACCTGTGCCGGCACGGCGAGAGTGATCTCAATGTCAAGGGTCGCATCGGTGGGGACTCCGGTCTCTCAGAAAGGGGCAAGGAG TTTGCCAAACGTTTGGGCCAATTCATTCAGGAGCAGGACATCAGTGATCTGAAGGTCTGGACCAGTCAGATGAAGAGGACGATTCAGACAGCTGAAGCACTGAGTGTGCCTTACGAGCAGTGGAAGGCTCTTAATGAAATCGACGCT GGTGTTTGTGAGGAGATGATGTATGAAGAGATCCAGGAACACTACCCTTTAGAGTTCGCCCTACGGGACCAGGACAAATACCGCTACCGATACCCAAAGGGAGAA TCCTATGAGGACCTGGTTCAGCGTCTAGAGCCTGTGATCATGGAGCTAGAACGTCAAGAGAACGTTTTGGTTATCTGTCACCAGGCAGTCATGCGCTGTCTATTGGCGTACTTCCTTGATAAGTCAGCAG AGGAGCTGCCTTATTTGAAGTGCCCTTTGCACACAGTGTTGAAGCTCACACCAGTGGCCTATG GCTGTAAGGTGGAGTCTATCTGCTTGAATGTGGAGGCAGTAAAtacccacagagacagaccagag aaTGTGAACGTTCATCGCACTAAAGAAGATGCCTTGCAAACTGTCCCCCCTCATCTGTGA